The genomic segment AGTCCGTGCGCCGGGCCGTCTTCCACGTGCGGTTCCGGGGCTACGACGAGGCGCAGGTCGACGACGCGCTCGACCTCGCCGTCGACGTGCTCCTGCGCCGCGACCGCCTCCAGGACGCGCCGCCCGCCGCGCACCCGGGCCCCGCCGCGGCGCACGACGCCGAGGACGAGCGGACGGCCCGCGTCGAGGGGGCGCCCCGCGAGGTCGACCTCGCCGACGCCGCCCCGCTCAGCGACGACACGGTCGTCATCGACCGGCGCATCGACCGGGTCTCCTGACCCGTGCGGCGGCCGGGCCACCCGGCACGGGCGCCCGCCGTCCCGCGGGGGACCCTCAGCCGCGGGGCGCGGGACGCTCGACGAGGCCCAGCACCCGGTCGACGGCGACCTCGAGCACGACGCGCTCGGGGTTCTCCCGCGGCGGCCGGTACCGCTCGGCGTAGCGCTGCACCGCGTCCTGCACGGACGCAGGGTCGTCGAGCACCCGCACCGGGCCCTCGAGGCTCAGCCAGCGCCAGCCGTCGACCTGGCACAGGACGGCCCGCCCGCCGGCCGCGGCGTTGCGCGCCTTGCGGGTGCCCCCGCCGGTGATGACCCGGGCGACCCGCGCCCTCTCGTCCCAGGTGAAGCCGACCGGCACCACGTGCGGCGTGCCGTCCGGGCGCAGCGTCGTGAGCGTGGCGAGGTGGCGCTCGGCGAGGAAGGCCAGCGCGGGCCCGGGCAGGGCCGCCGGGTCGAGGGCCATCAGCGGAACGCCCCGATGCCGGTGAGCGCCTGCCCGACGACGAGCTGGTGGACCTCGTGGGTCCCCTCGTACGTCAGCACGGTCTCCAGGTTCGCCATGTGCCGCATCACCGGGTGGTCGAGGGTGATCCCGGCGCCGCCGAGCAGCGCGCGGCAGGTGCGCGCGACCTCGAGCGCGGCGCGGACGTTGTTGAGCTTGCCGAGGCTGACCTGCTCGGGGCGCAGGACCCCCGCCTCGGCGATGCGGCCCAGGTGCACGGCGAGCAGCGCCGCGCCGGTGAGGGCGGCCGTCATGTCCGCGAGCTTCGCCTGGGTCAGCTGGAAGGCGGCGAGCGGCCGGCCGAACTGCCGGCGCTCCCCGGTGTAGCGCAGCGCCGTCTCGAGGCACTCCCGCCCGGCGCCCACCACGCCGGCGACGATGCCGAGCCGGGCCTGCACCAGGCACGAGAGCGGCGCCGACAGCCCGCGCGCCCCGGGCAGCCGCGCGTCGGCCGGCACCTGCACCCCGTCGAGGGACAGCTCGGCGGTCACGGACGCGCGCAGCGAGAGCTTGCGCGGCACCTCGCGGACGGTGAGCCCGGGGGCGCCGGCCGGCACGAGGAACCCCCGTACGCCGTCCTCGGTGCGGGCCCAGACGACGGCGACGTCGGCGACGGTGCCGTTGGTGATCCACATCTTCGTGCCGCTGAGCACCCAGTCGTCGCCGTCGCGCTCGGCGCGGGTGCGCATCGAGCCCGGGTCCGACCCGGCGTCGGGCTCGGTGAGACCGAAGCAGCCGAGGACCTCGCCGCGCGCCATCGGCGGCAGCCAGCGCTCGCGCTGCTCCTCGCTGCCGTAGGCGTGCACGGCGTGCATCGCCAGCGAGCCCTGCACCGACACCAGGCTGCGCACGCCCGAGTCGCCGGCCTCG from the Vallicoccus soli genome contains:
- a CDS encoding TIGR03618 family F420-dependent PPOX class oxidoreductase, with protein sequence MALDPAALPGPALAFLAERHLATLTTLRPDGTPHVVPVGFTWDERARVARVITGGGTRKARNAAAGGRAVLCQVDGWRWLSLEGPVRVLDDPASVQDAVQRYAERYRPPRENPERVVLEVAVDRVLGLVERPAPRG
- a CDS encoding acyl-CoA dehydrogenase family protein translates to MSARPLDLLDLDRLLTPEERDVRDSTRRFVDARVRPHVAGWWEAGTVPARELAREAGALGLLGMQLEGYGCAGLGAVAYGLACAELEAGDSGVRSLVSVQGSLAMHAVHAYGSEEQRERWLPPMARGEVLGCFGLTEPDAGSDPGSMRTRAERDGDDWVLSGTKMWITNGTVADVAVVWARTEDGVRGFLVPAGAPGLTVREVPRKLSLRASVTAELSLDGVQVPADARLPGARGLSAPLSCLVQARLGIVAGVVGAGRECLETALRYTGERRQFGRPLAAFQLTQAKLADMTAALTGAALLAVHLGRIAEAGVLRPEQVSLGKLNNVRAALEVARTCRALLGGAGITLDHPVMRHMANLETVLTYEGTHEVHQLVVGQALTGIGAFR